The Streptomyces sp. P9-A4 genome contains a region encoding:
- a CDS encoding RNA polymerase sigma-70 factor, giving the protein MPTDTLTELFEEHRPMLLGVAYRMLGRAADAEDVVQEAWLRWTAEDRAEVREPRAFLVRITTRLAIDRLRQAQVRRESYVGPWLPEPVVTDFGPSVPDTAERALLADSVSLAVLVVLESLSPLERAVFVLREAFGFPFAEIATALDRSEAAVRQLAGRARRHVDEGRPRYDVDPAERRDLTERFLAAAAGGDLGGLLALLAPDVRLVGDAGGKAKTPLRIVESADKVGRFLAATSFKADERFELRFVEINGAPALLALDGGRVDTLVQIEVRDGRIQCVYLIRNPDKLQGLAGPEDPEGAAGL; this is encoded by the coding sequence ATCCCGACCGACACCCTGACCGAACTCTTCGAGGAGCACCGCCCGATGCTCCTCGGCGTCGCCTACCGGATGCTCGGCCGCGCCGCCGACGCGGAGGACGTCGTCCAGGAGGCGTGGCTGCGCTGGACCGCCGAGGACCGGGCCGAGGTCCGCGAGCCCCGCGCCTTCCTCGTACGGATCACCACACGGCTCGCCATCGACCGCCTCCGGCAGGCGCAGGTGCGCCGCGAGTCCTACGTCGGCCCGTGGCTGCCCGAGCCGGTCGTCACCGACTTCGGCCCCTCCGTCCCCGACACCGCCGAGCGGGCCCTGCTCGCCGACTCCGTCTCGCTGGCCGTCCTCGTCGTCCTCGAATCGCTCTCCCCGCTGGAGCGGGCCGTGTTCGTGCTGCGCGAGGCCTTCGGCTTCCCGTTCGCGGAGATCGCCACCGCCCTCGACCGCTCCGAGGCGGCCGTGCGCCAGCTCGCCGGGCGCGCCCGGCGCCATGTCGACGAGGGCAGGCCCCGCTACGACGTCGACCCGGCCGAGCGCCGTGACCTCACCGAACGCTTCCTCGCCGCCGCGGCGGGCGGGGACCTCGGCGGACTCCTCGCCCTGCTCGCCCCGGACGTGCGCCTGGTCGGCGACGCGGGCGGCAAGGCCAAGACGCCGCTGCGGATCGTGGAGAGCGCCGACAAGGTGGGCCGCTTCCTCGCCGCCACCTCGTTCAAGGCGGACGAGCGCTTCGAGCTGCGCTTCGTCGAGATCAACGGCGCCCCGGCCCTGCTCGCCCTCGACGGCGGACGGGTCGACACCCTCGTCCAGATCGAGGTGCGCGACGGCCGCATCCAGTGCGTCTACCTGATCCGCAACCCCGACAAGCTCCAGGGCCTGGCCGGTCCCGAGGATCCCGAAGGCGCCGCCGGACTCTGA
- a CDS encoding GntR family transcriptional regulator, producing MGTTQLASVPEPKYQHLKTVIGEALDSDFAVGEILPNERELAARFGVARATLRQALEQLELEGRLQRRRGVGTTVAPPRVGVDVSTTQHAWPGVGDEVWEPLDSAADAAPAAVARVLESGAEERVHIVRRLRVSQGQPVAAELLYVPAGSVPGLSAIDAPAGPARARAVLRELQHLALDGQDRSVELGSARADDAKELDRLPGAPVLVVTTRYLSGGRTAAVSVATYRADTCRLTFGDSVDLVMAS from the coding sequence GTGGGGACCACGCAGCTGGCATCGGTACCGGAGCCGAAGTACCAGCACCTCAAGACAGTGATCGGCGAAGCGCTCGACTCGGACTTCGCCGTAGGGGAGATCCTGCCCAACGAGCGCGAGCTGGCGGCCCGCTTCGGCGTCGCCCGCGCCACGCTCAGGCAGGCCCTGGAGCAGCTGGAGCTGGAAGGCCGGCTGCAGCGCCGCCGCGGCGTCGGCACCACGGTCGCCCCGCCGCGCGTCGGCGTCGACGTCTCCACCACCCAGCACGCCTGGCCCGGTGTCGGCGACGAGGTCTGGGAGCCCCTGGACTCCGCCGCCGACGCGGCCCCGGCCGCCGTCGCGCGGGTCCTGGAGAGCGGCGCCGAGGAGCGGGTGCACATCGTCCGCCGCCTCCGCGTCAGCCAGGGCCAGCCCGTCGCCGCCGAGCTGCTGTACGTGCCCGCCGGCTCCGTGCCCGGCCTCAGCGCCATCGACGCGCCCGCCGGACCTGCCCGCGCCCGCGCCGTGCTGCGCGAACTCCAGCACCTCGCGCTCGACGGCCAGGACCGTTCCGTGGAACTGGGCTCCGCCCGCGCCGACGACGCCAAGGAACTCGACCGCCTGCCCGGCGCGCCCGTTCTCGTGGTGACGACCCGCTACCTCTCCGGAGGGCGTACCGCCGCCGTCTCCGTGGCGACCTACCGCGCCGACACCTGCCGCCTGACCTTCGGCGACTCGGTCGACCTGGTCATGGCCTCGTAA
- a CDS encoding helix-turn-helix domain-containing protein has translation MNTVALAVTEGMRHFELSVAYEVFGTAPAGVPDPWYDVALCGADAVRVGRFRLDPDGGFERLARAGTVIVPALADADEDPPGELVDAVRAAHEAGARVASLCTGAFVLAAAGLLDGRRATTHWAHTEALAARHPRVEVDPDVLYVDDGSVLTSAGKAAAMDLCLHLVRLDHGSAVANTIARSLVVPPHRAGGQAQFVTAPVPVQDDHPLAALLPWAIERLDRPLTVEDLARQARMSSRHLGRHFRAVTGTTPLQWLLIQRIRHAQELLESTDDSVESVAAATGMGTAATLRRHFNRTVGVPPDTYRRTFRTRTRPPATHPGTSGGPGPKWSPMA, from the coding sequence GTGAACACCGTCGCGCTGGCCGTCACCGAGGGAATGCGTCACTTCGAACTGTCCGTGGCGTACGAGGTCTTCGGCACCGCCCCGGCCGGGGTACCCGACCCCTGGTACGACGTCGCCCTCTGCGGGGCGGACGCGGTGCGCGTCGGACGGTTCCGGCTCGACCCCGACGGCGGCTTCGAACGGCTGGCGCGCGCCGGCACGGTCATCGTCCCCGCGCTGGCCGACGCCGACGAGGATCCGCCCGGCGAACTGGTCGACGCGGTGCGCGCGGCCCACGAGGCGGGCGCGCGGGTGGCGTCCCTCTGCACGGGCGCGTTCGTACTGGCCGCCGCCGGGCTCCTGGACGGCCGGCGGGCGACGACGCACTGGGCACACACCGAGGCGCTGGCGGCCCGTCATCCCCGGGTGGAGGTCGACCCGGACGTGCTCTACGTCGACGACGGCAGCGTCCTCACCTCCGCCGGCAAGGCCGCCGCGATGGACCTGTGCCTGCACCTGGTCCGCCTCGACCACGGTTCCGCGGTCGCCAACACGATCGCGCGCAGCCTGGTCGTACCGCCGCACCGCGCGGGCGGCCAGGCCCAGTTCGTCACCGCACCGGTGCCCGTCCAGGACGATCATCCGCTCGCCGCTCTCCTCCCCTGGGCGATCGAACGGCTGGACCGCCCGCTGACCGTGGAGGACCTGGCCCGCCAGGCGCGGATGAGCTCGCGCCACCTGGGCCGCCACTTCCGGGCGGTCACCGGCACCACGCCGCTGCAGTGGCTCCTGATCCAGCGCATCCGGCACGCGCAGGAGCTGCTGGAGTCCACCGACGACAGCGTGGAGTCCGTCGCCGCCGCCACCGGCATGGGCACCGCCGCGACACTACGACGCCACTTCAACCGCACCGTGGGCGTGCCCCCCGACACGTACCGCCGCACCTTCCGCACCCGCACCCGCCCGCCCGCCACCCACCCCGGAACCTCCGGCGGGCCCGGCCCGAAGTGGTCCCCGATGGCGTGA
- the purB gene encoding adenylosuccinate lyase — translation MTAATAKPRIPNVLAGRYASAELAVLWSPEQKVKLERQLWLAVLRAQKDLGIEVPEAALADYERVLDQVDLGSIAEREKVTRHDVKARIEEFNALAGHEHVHKGMTSRDLTENVEQLQIRLSLELMRDRTVAVLGRLGKLSAEYAELVMAGRSHNVAAQATTLGKRFATAADELLVAYARLEELLGRYPLRGIKGPVGTAQDMLDLLGGDAGKLADLEQRIAGHLGFAHAFTSVGQVYPRSLDYDVVTSLVQLAAAPSSIAKTIRLMAGHELVTEGFKPGQVGSSAMPHKMNTRSCERVNGLMVILRGYASMTGELAGDQWNEGDVSCSVVRRVALPDAFFALDGLLETFLTVLDEFGAFPAVVARELDRYLPFLATTKVLMGAVRAGVGREVAHEAIKENAVASALAMREQGAERNELLDKLAADERIPLDRAQLDELMADKLSFTGAAADQVASVVARVEDILKQHPEAAAYAPGAIL, via the coding sequence GTGACTGCTGCCACTGCGAAGCCCCGCATCCCCAACGTTCTGGCCGGCCGCTACGCCTCCGCGGAGCTCGCCGTCCTCTGGTCCCCCGAGCAGAAGGTGAAGCTGGAGCGTCAGCTCTGGCTCGCCGTGCTGCGTGCGCAGAAGGACCTCGGGATCGAGGTTCCGGAGGCCGCGCTCGCCGACTACGAGCGCGTGCTCGACCAGGTCGACCTCGGTTCCATCGCCGAGCGCGAGAAGGTCACCCGGCACGACGTGAAGGCCCGGATCGAGGAGTTCAACGCCCTCGCCGGCCACGAGCACGTCCACAAGGGCATGACCTCGCGCGACCTCACCGAGAACGTCGAGCAGCTGCAGATCCGGCTCTCCCTGGAGCTGATGCGGGACCGTACGGTCGCCGTCCTCGGCCGCCTCGGCAAGCTCTCCGCCGAGTACGCGGAGCTGGTCATGGCGGGCCGCTCGCACAACGTCGCCGCCCAGGCGACCACCCTCGGCAAGCGTTTCGCGACGGCGGCGGACGAGCTGCTCGTGGCGTACGCACGCCTGGAGGAGCTGCTCGGCCGTTACCCGCTGCGCGGCATCAAGGGCCCGGTCGGCACCGCCCAGGACATGCTGGACCTGCTCGGCGGCGACGCCGGCAAGCTCGCCGACCTGGAGCAGCGGATCGCCGGTCACCTCGGCTTCGCACACGCCTTCACCTCGGTCGGCCAGGTCTACCCGCGCTCGCTCGACTACGACGTGGTCACCTCGCTGGTGCAGCTGGCCGCCGCCCCGTCGTCGATCGCCAAGACGATCCGCCTGATGGCGGGCCACGAGCTGGTCACCGAGGGCTTCAAGCCCGGCCAGGTCGGTTCCTCGGCGATGCCGCACAAGATGAACACCCGCTCCTGCGAGCGCGTCAACGGCCTGATGGTCATCCTGCGCGGCTACGCGTCGATGACCGGCGAGCTGGCCGGCGACCAGTGGAACGAGGGCGACGTGTCCTGCTCCGTGGTCCGCCGGGTCGCGCTGCCCGACGCGTTCTTCGCGCTGGACGGCCTCCTGGAGACCTTCCTGACCGTGCTCGACGAGTTCGGCGCCTTCCCGGCCGTCGTCGCCCGCGAGCTCGACCGCTACCTGCCCTTCCTGGCGACCACCAAGGTCCTCATGGGCGCGGTGCGCGCGGGCGTCGGCCGCGAGGTCGCCCACGAGGCGATCAAGGAGAACGCTGTCGCCTCCGCCCTCGCGATGCGCGAGCAGGGTGCCGAGCGCAACGAACTGCTCGACAAGCTGGCCGCCGACGAGCGCATCCCGCTGGACCGGGCGCAGCTCGACGAGCTGATGGCGGACAAGCTGTCCTTCACCGGTGCCGCCGCCGACCAGGTCGCGTCCGTGGTCGCGCGCGTCGAGGACATCCTCAAGCAGCACCCGGAGGCCGCCGCGTACGCCCCCGGCGCGATCCTCTGA
- the mug gene encoding G/U mismatch-specific DNA glycosylase → MAAGGLSVLFCGINPGLMTAATGRHFARPGNRFWPVLHLSGFTPRRLRPDEQEELLSYGLGITNVVARATARADELTREEYREGGRILTGKVERLAPRWLAVVGVTAYRTAFDEPKAVIGPQRRTIGTTRVWALPNPSGLNAHWTAATMAEEYARLREAAQSA, encoded by the coding sequence GTGGCCGCGGGCGGCCTTTCCGTGTTGTTCTGCGGGATCAACCCGGGTCTGATGACGGCGGCGACGGGCCGGCACTTCGCCCGCCCCGGCAACCGCTTCTGGCCGGTGCTCCACCTGTCCGGGTTCACCCCGAGGCGGCTGCGGCCCGACGAGCAGGAGGAACTCCTGTCGTACGGCCTCGGGATCACGAACGTGGTGGCGCGGGCGACCGCGCGGGCCGACGAGCTGACCCGCGAGGAGTACCGCGAGGGCGGGCGGATCCTGACCGGGAAGGTGGAGCGGCTGGCGCCGCGCTGGCTCGCGGTCGTCGGGGTCACGGCGTACCGCACGGCCTTCGACGAGCCGAAGGCCGTCATCGGGCCGCAGCGGAGGACGATCGGAACCACCCGGGTCTGGGCGCTGCCCAATCCGAGCGGTCTCAACGCGCACTGGACGGCGGCGACGATGGCCGAGGAGTACGCCCGCCTCCGGGAGGCCGCGCAGAGCGCCTGA
- a CDS encoding alpha/beta fold hydrolase — MPERITFPIETPAGPRTASLMYERRGAGEPLLLLHGIGHHWQAWEPVLDILAADRDVIAVDLPGFGASDELPPGCPYDLSTVGGVLAAFCGAVGVERPHVAGNSLGGLLALQLGREKRVRSVTALSPAGFWSEGERRYAFATLRAMRGAARSLPVPAIERLSRTSAGRTVLTSTIYARPGRRSPEAARAETLALRGATGFRQTLAAGGNVRFREDVASVPVTVAWGSRDRLLLPRQGVRAKHTIPGARLVRLPGCGHVPMNDDPALVARVILDGSAR, encoded by the coding sequence ATGCCCGAACGGATCACGTTCCCGATCGAGACCCCGGCGGGCCCCCGCACGGCGTCCCTCATGTACGAACGCCGGGGCGCGGGCGAGCCGCTGCTGCTCCTGCACGGCATCGGGCACCACTGGCAGGCCTGGGAACCCGTCCTGGACATCCTGGCGGCCGACCGGGACGTGATCGCCGTGGACCTGCCCGGCTTCGGCGCCTCGGACGAGCTTCCGCCGGGCTGTCCGTACGACCTGTCCACGGTCGGGGGCGTGCTCGCCGCCTTCTGCGGGGCCGTCGGCGTCGAGCGCCCGCACGTGGCGGGGAACTCGCTCGGCGGACTGCTCGCCCTTCAGCTCGGCCGGGAGAAGCGGGTGCGCTCGGTCACCGCCCTCTCCCCCGCCGGGTTCTGGTCGGAGGGCGAGCGGCGGTACGCCTTCGCGACGCTGCGCGCGATGCGGGGCGCGGCCCGGTCGTTGCCCGTACCGGCGATCGAGCGGCTCTCCCGTACGTCCGCCGGGCGCACGGTGCTCACCAGCACCATCTACGCGCGCCCGGGGCGCCGTTCACCCGAGGCCGCCCGTGCCGAGACGCTCGCGCTGCGCGGAGCCACCGGGTTCCGGCAGACCCTGGCCGCCGGCGGGAACGTGCGGTTCCGTGAGGACGTCGCCTCGGTGCCGGTCACCGTGGCCTGGGGCAGCCGCGACCGGCTGCTCCTTCCCCGGCAGGGCGTCCGCGCCAAGCACACCATCCCCGGCGCCCGGCTCGTCAGGCTGCCCGGCTGCGGCCATGTGCCGATGAACGACGACCCGGCTCTCGTCGCGCGGGTGATCCTCGACGGGAGCGCCCGCTGA
- the pdxR gene encoding MocR-like pyridoxine biosynthesis transcription factor PdxR: MTNQGQVAWELLLPAVGAPARRRGRALQEALREAVRSGRLAAGTRLPSTRELAADLGVSRGLVTEAYEQLTAEGYLRSGRGAGTWVGDAARGRIAVRTGEAGRGPGNAHGTRTRGGCAPDPGTRTRGTLGTAHADPDIRVDFRPGTPDLSLFPRAAWAAAQRAVLARLPHPSLGYPDPRGLPELREALAGMLTRRRGVVADPERLVVCSGVAQASTLLGFVLRARGLDAVGVEDPGSPEHGRLFASTGLETVWLPLDEEGLRPDALSSSGVRAVVVTPSHQFPSGISWSAGRRAALLDWAREVDGYVLEDDYDGDFRYDRAPVGALQGLDPERVVYAGSVSKSLAPGLRLGWMLVPEALLGEVVERKRTMDLGNPVLDQAVLAELVTGGGYDRQLRRCQRAYRERRDALLAALAEHLPGTRVSGIAAGLHVIARVPGCFGPPERFLARAAEAGVALRPLAEYGTARPTDGDVRLVIGYAHLAPAAVETGIRLVAEAVGGG, from the coding sequence ATGACGAACCAGGGGCAGGTGGCCTGGGAGCTGCTTCTGCCGGCCGTGGGAGCCCCGGCGCGGCGGCGTGGCAGGGCCCTCCAGGAGGCGCTGCGCGAGGCGGTGCGCTCCGGGCGGCTCGCGGCCGGGACCCGGCTGCCGTCCACCCGCGAGCTCGCGGCCGACCTGGGCGTCTCGCGCGGGCTCGTCACGGAGGCGTACGAACAGCTCACCGCCGAGGGGTACCTCCGCAGCGGCCGGGGCGCGGGCACCTGGGTGGGTGACGCGGCGCGGGGCCGGATCGCCGTCCGGACCGGGGAGGCGGGCCGGGGCCCTGGAAACGCCCACGGCACGCGCACGCGTGGCGGATGCGCTCCGGACCCGGGTACGCGCACGCGTGGAACCCTCGGAACGGCCCACGCGGACCCGGACATCCGGGTCGACTTCCGGCCGGGAACGCCCGACCTGTCGCTCTTCCCCAGGGCCGCCTGGGCGGCGGCGCAGCGCGCCGTCCTGGCGCGGCTCCCCCATCCGTCGCTGGGGTACCCGGACCCCCGGGGCCTGCCCGAGCTGCGGGAGGCGTTGGCCGGGATGCTGACCAGGCGGCGGGGTGTGGTGGCCGACCCGGAGCGGCTGGTGGTCTGTTCGGGCGTGGCGCAGGCGTCGACGCTGCTCGGGTTCGTGCTGCGCGCGCGAGGGCTCGACGCGGTCGGTGTGGAGGACCCGGGCAGCCCGGAGCACGGACGGCTGTTCGCCTCGACCGGCCTGGAGACGGTGTGGCTGCCGCTGGACGAGGAGGGCCTGCGGCCCGACGCGCTCTCCTCCTCGGGGGTGCGTGCGGTGGTCGTGACGCCCTCGCACCAGTTCCCGTCCGGGATCAGCTGGTCGGCGGGGCGCCGCGCGGCGCTGCTCGACTGGGCGCGGGAGGTCGACGGGTACGTCCTGGAGGACGACTACGACGGCGACTTCCGGTACGACCGGGCGCCGGTCGGCGCGCTCCAGGGCCTCGATCCCGAGCGGGTGGTCTACGCGGGCTCGGTCAGCAAGTCGCTCGCGCCCGGTCTGCGGCTCGGCTGGATGCTCGTCCCCGAGGCGCTGCTCGGTGAGGTCGTCGAGCGCAAGCGGACGATGGACCTCGGCAACCCGGTGCTCGACCAGGCGGTGCTCGCCGAGCTCGTGACGGGCGGCGGGTACGACCGGCAGCTGCGCCGCTGTCAGCGCGCCTACCGGGAGCGGCGGGACGCCCTCCTCGCCGCGCTGGCGGAGCACCTGCCGGGCACGCGGGTGAGTGGCATCGCGGCCGGACTGCACGTCATCGCGCGCGTACCGGGGTGTTTCGGCCCTCCGGAACGGTTCCTGGCGCGGGCGGCGGAGGCCGGGGTGGCGCTGCGGCCCCTGGCGGAGTACGGCACGGCACGGCCCACGGACGGGGACGTACGTCTGGTCATCGGGTACGCGCACCTGGCGCCGGCGGCGGTGGAGACGGGCATCCGGCTGGTGGCGGAGGCGGTCGGGGGCGGGTGA
- a CDS encoding ROK family transcriptional regulator, giving the protein MGRLTGGDPSLLRRINSAVVLHALRGADAPTLTDLTRITGLSRPTVEGVVEGLMEGGLVVEAAPEEGEVRRQGRPARRFRFRAEAGHLLGIEIGPHRVAALLSGLDGRIIGAGSREVSESAPEEERLDRVRTVVADVLRRAGVARSNLRAVGVGTPGIVEADGTVRLGTALPGWTGLALGERLRRSFRCPVIVENDANAAAVAEHWKGAATDSDDIVFVLAGLSPGAGSLIGGRLHRGFGGAAGEIGALHLLGRGVTPEHLLSTTDEPLHPLDEQAVAEVFALAKKGDARAEAAVERFIQRLVHDVAALVLAIDPELVVVGGWAAGLDGVLQPLREELARFCLRPPRVVLSLLGEAAVGTGALRLALDHVEEQLFAVDGTVTARR; this is encoded by the coding sequence GTGGGGCGGCTGACCGGCGGGGATCCGTCTCTGCTGCGGCGGATCAACTCCGCGGTGGTACTCCATGCGCTGCGGGGCGCCGACGCGCCCACGCTCACGGACCTGACCCGGATCACCGGTCTGTCGCGGCCCACGGTCGAGGGTGTCGTCGAGGGGCTCATGGAGGGCGGTCTCGTCGTCGAGGCCGCGCCCGAGGAGGGCGAGGTCCGGCGCCAGGGGCGCCCGGCACGGAGGTTCCGCTTCCGCGCGGAGGCCGGTCATCTGCTGGGCATCGAGATCGGCCCGCACCGCGTGGCCGCGCTGCTGTCCGGTCTGGACGGGCGGATCATCGGCGCCGGTTCGCGCGAGGTGTCGGAGTCGGCGCCCGAGGAAGAGCGTCTGGACCGGGTGCGTACGGTCGTGGCCGACGTGCTGCGCAGGGCCGGGGTCGCCCGGTCCAATCTGCGGGCCGTCGGCGTCGGCACCCCCGGCATCGTGGAGGCCGACGGCACGGTCCGGCTCGGCACGGCGCTGCCGGGCTGGACGGGTCTCGCGCTGGGCGAGCGGCTGCGGCGCTCGTTCCGGTGCCCGGTGATCGTGGAGAACGACGCCAACGCGGCGGCCGTCGCCGAGCACTGGAAGGGTGCCGCGACCGACTCCGACGACATCGTGTTCGTGCTCGCCGGGCTGAGCCCGGGGGCCGGTTCGCTGATCGGCGGCCGGCTGCACCGCGGTTTCGGCGGCGCCGCCGGTGAGATCGGCGCGCTGCACCTGCTCGGCCGGGGCGTCACCCCCGAGCATCTGCTCTCGACCACCGACGAGCCGCTGCACCCGCTGGACGAGCAGGCGGTCGCGGAGGTCTTCGCGCTGGCCAAGAAGGGCGACGCGCGGGCCGAGGCGGCGGTGGAGCGGTTCATCCAGCGTCTGGTGCACGACGTGGCGGCGCTGGTCCTGGCGATCGACCCCGAGCTGGTGGTCGTCGGCGGCTGGGCGGCCGGTCTCGACGGCGTGCTCCAGCCGCTCCGGGAGGAGCTGGCACGGTTCTGCCTGCGGCCGCCGCGGGTGGTGCTGTCCCTGCTCGGCGAGGCCGCGGTGGGCACGGGTGCGCTGCGGCTCGCCCTCGACCACGTCGAGGAGCAGCTCTTCGCCGTCGACGGCACGGTGACGGCCCGCCGCTAG
- a CDS encoding saccharopine dehydrogenase family protein, whose translation MESGRTVTVFGAYGHTGRFVVAELLDRGFVPVLSGRDADRLRTLAAARPGLDVRPASVDDPASLDRALAGAAAVINCAGPFAATGAPVIEAALRAGIPYVDVAAEIEANADTFATFGERARAAGTAVVPAMAFYGGLGDLLATAAMGDWTSADEAHVAYGLSSWHPTAGTLAAGRVSRERRDGRHVRYTGGRLEYHDDALSVLEWPFPAPMGARPVIGEFTMADVVTVPSHLAIPEVRTYMAVDAAQDLSAPDAPAPDAVDGRGRSAQTFLVDVVVRSGDAERRAVATGQDIYAVTAPLAVEAVDRILTGRTRTTGVASAGEIFDARDFLRALSAHISVEMNP comes from the coding sequence ATGGAATCGGGACGCACGGTGACGGTGTTCGGCGCCTATGGACACACCGGACGGTTCGTGGTCGCGGAGCTGCTCGACCGGGGGTTCGTCCCGGTCCTCTCCGGCCGGGACGCGGACCGGCTCCGGACCCTGGCGGCGGCCCGTCCGGGGCTCGACGTGCGACCGGCCTCGGTCGACGACCCGGCCTCGCTGGACCGCGCGCTGGCCGGTGCGGCGGCCGTGATCAACTGCGCGGGGCCCTTCGCCGCGACCGGCGCTCCCGTGATCGAGGCCGCGCTGCGCGCCGGGATCCCGTACGTGGACGTGGCGGCCGAGATCGAGGCCAACGCCGACACGTTCGCGACGTTCGGGGAACGGGCCCGCGCGGCGGGGACGGCGGTCGTCCCCGCGATGGCCTTCTACGGCGGCCTCGGCGACCTGCTCGCCACCGCGGCGATGGGCGACTGGACGTCGGCCGACGAGGCGCACGTCGCGTACGGGCTGAGCAGTTGGCACCCCACGGCCGGAACCCTCGCCGCGGGCAGGGTCTCCCGGGAGCGGCGCGACGGCCGCCACGTCCGCTACACCGGCGGGCGGCTCGAGTACCACGACGACGCGCTCTCGGTCCTGGAGTGGCCCTTCCCCGCGCCGATGGGCGCGCGGCCGGTCATCGGGGAGTTCACCATGGCCGACGTCGTGACCGTCCCCAGCCACCTGGCGATCCCCGAGGTGCGCACCTACATGGCCGTCGACGCGGCCCAGGACCTGTCGGCACCGGACGCGCCGGCGCCGGACGCGGTCGACGGACGCGGCCGGTCCGCGCAGACCTTCCTCGTGGACGTCGTGGTGCGTTCCGGGGACGCGGAACGGCGGGCCGTCGCCACCGGGCAGGACATCTACGCCGTCACAGCGCCGCTCGCGGTGGAGGCGGTCGACCGGATCCTCACCGGGCGGACGAGGACGACCGGTGTCGCCTCGGCGGGCGAGATCTTCGACGCGCGGGACTTCCTGCGGGCGCTGTCGGCCCACATCTCGGTGGAGATGAACCCGTAG